In Hyphomicrobium denitrificans 1NES1, one DNA window encodes the following:
- a CDS encoding SAM-dependent methyltransferase — protein MRMAIGIGQDRQLEAARALVRDVADRIDLNAWVRLWDGTRLPLGKEPTSNFEISISDPGVIGALVRSPRLDTIIRQYIEKGIDFSGGTLIDFGRNLQKDGKAPKIKGRDVLNAGRNLLPFLFTKKKETRDAYGFSGDASSEHRKTADNKDYIHFHYDLSNEFYALFLDPEMVYSCAYYTDWSNGIEQAQHDKLEMICRKLRLKPGDRMLDIGAGWGGLLCHAAKHYGVTAHGITLSEEQLSFAREKAVRLGLADRVTFDLTDYSNVKGTYDKIASIGMYEHIGLKNIPAYMNKVRSLLSDDGLFLNHAISHRASKNAARKWLTRPEKKAIAKYIFPGGELDDIGHTVNAMERAGFEVQDVEAWRMHYARTCQLWCERLTARKDEAIRYVGEEKYRIWVAYLAGVSLGFSRGSLRLFQTLASKSAKRPPPLPPTRADLYR, from the coding sequence ATGCGTATGGCAATCGGTATCGGGCAGGATAGGCAACTGGAAGCGGCGCGAGCGCTTGTCCGTGACGTTGCCGATCGCATCGACCTCAATGCCTGGGTCCGGCTCTGGGACGGCACGCGACTGCCGCTCGGCAAGGAACCGACCTCGAATTTCGAAATTTCGATCAGCGATCCGGGCGTGATCGGGGCGCTCGTGCGTAGCCCGCGGCTCGATACGATCATTCGCCAATATATCGAGAAAGGGATCGATTTTTCGGGTGGGACGCTAATCGACTTCGGTCGGAATCTTCAGAAGGACGGCAAGGCGCCGAAAATCAAAGGGCGCGACGTCTTGAACGCAGGCCGTAATCTTCTGCCGTTTCTTTTTACAAAGAAGAAGGAAACGCGCGACGCCTATGGCTTCAGTGGAGATGCCAGCAGCGAGCACCGCAAGACGGCCGACAACAAGGATTACATTCACTTTCACTACGATCTTTCGAACGAGTTCTATGCGCTCTTCCTAGACCCGGAGATGGTCTATTCGTGCGCGTACTACACGGACTGGTCGAACGGTATCGAGCAGGCACAGCACGACAAGCTTGAAATGATCTGCCGCAAGCTGAGGCTGAAACCGGGCGATCGGATGCTCGATATCGGTGCGGGCTGGGGCGGACTTCTCTGTCACGCCGCGAAGCACTACGGCGTAACCGCGCATGGCATCACGCTTTCGGAAGAGCAACTGTCGTTCGCGCGCGAAAAGGCCGTGAGGCTCGGGCTTGCGGATCGCGTCACGTTCGATCTCACGGATTATTCGAATGTGAAAGGCACGTACGACAAGATCGCATCAATCGGCATGTACGAGCATATCGGGCTTAAGAATATTCCTGCGTACATGAACAAGGTGCGGTCACTGTTGAGCGACGACGGGCTGTTCCTCAACCACGCAATTTCCCATCGCGCATCCAAGAATGCTGCCAGGAAGTGGCTGACGCGGCCCGAAAAGAAGGCAATCGCAAAATATATTTTTCCGGGCGGCGAGCTTGACGATATCGGGCACACGGTCAACGCGATGGAGCGTGCCGGGTTCGAGGTCCAGGACGTCGAAGCATGGCGGATGCATTACGCGCGCACGTGTCAGCTCTGGTGCGAGCGATTGACGGCGCGAAAGGACGAAGCCATTCGCTATGTGGGCGAAGAGAAGTACCGGATTTGGGTTGCGTATCTCGCCGGTGTCAGCCTCGGGTTCTCGCGCGGGTCGTTGAGGCTGTTCCAGACGCTCGCGTCGAAGTCCGCCAAGCGCCCACCGCCGCTGCCGCCGACGCGGGCTGACTTGTATCGCTGA
- a CDS encoding acetyl-CoA C-acetyltransferase, producing MTRELRRVAVIGGIRIPFCRSNTLYADLSNLEMMTAALNGLVDRFGLKGQHIDEVVGGAVVTHSRDFNLAREAVLSSKLSPSTPGVTLIQACGTSLQAALMSAGKIASGEIECAISVGSDTTSDAPIVFSKKFSKRLVQVGQSKTALDKVRAFKGLSPAELAPQPPAVAEPRTGLSMGQHCELMAQEWKISRADQDTFAHASHKKGAAAYDEGYMDDLIVPCAGVYRDNNLRPDISIEKLASLKPAFEKSERGTLTAGNSTPMTDGAASVLLASEDWAKAHNLPVLAYLAHGQHIANNFVGGDGLLMAPTIAVSKMLDRVGLTLQDFDFYEIHEAFAAQVLCTLNAWEDADYCRKNMGKDAPLGSIDRSKLNVKGSSLAFGHPFAATGARIVANLAKILSTNGGRGLISVCTAGGMGVAAIMEAPKSIEARAAA from the coding sequence TTGGCCTCAAGGGTCAGCACATCGATGAAGTCGTCGGCGGGGCGGTCGTCACGCACTCGCGGGATTTCAATCTGGCGCGCGAAGCGGTGCTGTCGTCGAAGCTCTCGCCATCGACGCCGGGCGTGACGCTGATCCAGGCGTGCGGAACGTCGCTGCAGGCAGCGCTGATGTCGGCGGGCAAGATTGCGAGCGGCGAGATCGAGTGTGCGATATCCGTCGGTTCAGATACGACGTCCGATGCGCCGATCGTGTTTTCGAAGAAATTTTCGAAGCGCCTCGTGCAGGTTGGCCAGAGCAAGACGGCGCTGGATAAGGTCCGGGCCTTCAAGGGGCTTTCGCCCGCCGAACTCGCGCCACAGCCGCCCGCCGTCGCGGAGCCGCGCACCGGGCTTTCGATGGGCCAGCACTGTGAGCTGATGGCGCAGGAATGGAAGATCTCGCGCGCCGACCAGGACACATTTGCTCACGCGAGCCACAAGAAGGGCGCCGCAGCCTATGACGAAGGCTATATGGACGATTTGATCGTTCCGTGTGCGGGCGTTTATCGCGACAACAATCTTCGCCCCGACATCTCGATTGAAAAGCTCGCGTCGCTGAAACCGGCGTTCGAGAAATCGGAACGCGGCACGCTGACTGCAGGCAACTCGACGCCAATGACGGATGGCGCGGCTTCGGTGCTCCTGGCATCGGAAGACTGGGCGAAAGCGCACAACCTGCCGGTCCTCGCCTATCTCGCCCACGGGCAGCACATCGCCAACAACTTCGTTGGTGGTGATGGACTTCTGATGGCGCCGACGATTGCCGTTTCGAAAATGCTCGACCGTGTCGGACTGACGCTCCAGGACTTCGACTTTTACGAAATCCATGAAGCCTTTGCGGCGCAGGTGTTGTGCACGCTCAATGCGTGGGAGGATGCCGATTATTGCAGGAAGAACATGGGCAAGGACGCTCCGCTCGGCTCGATCGATCGCTCCAAGCTCAACGTCAAGGGCTCATCGCTTGCATTCGGGCATCCGTTCGCGGCGACCGGCGCGCGCATTGTCGCAAATCTCGCGAAGATTCTATCGACTAACGGGGGTCGCGGCCTGATTTCCGTCTGCACCGCCGGTGGCATGGGCGTTGCTGCGATCATGGAAGCGCCGAAATCGATCGAAGCGCGGGCGGCGGCTTGA